In the genome of Candidatus Bathyarchaeum sp., the window TGGGAACGCAGATTCAACCTTGAAAGAAGTTGCGTGTGTTCTATTCAGGTTCTGACTCCAAGCAATAAAATAATTTTGGAGCCCAGATATTGATTTTAGCTGAATAACCATCGCTGAGCTCCTAAACCTAAAGGTACAAATCACAGAAAAGTTAAAAGTAATCCAGAACAGAGCTTGACAAGAGATTACAGGCTTAAGGGTTACTAGAGCCTTGATTGTCTTACTGTGTGGAGGAAAAACCATGAAAGAACAGCACCTGTCAAAAAAAGACGTAGAACACGTAGCTTGGCTTGCCCATATTGAGCTCTCAGAAGAAGAAAAGGAGCTTTTTACTGAACAATTTAACGACATTCTTGATTACTTTAAAAAAATTGACGAAATCGACACTGAAGGAATAGAGCCCACGTACCATGTTTTAGACCTCCAAAACGTTACCCGAAAAGATGAAATTCTGCCTTCTTTGTCCACAGAAGAAGCATTGAAGATGGCTCCAAAAACACAGAAAAAATTCTTCAAAGCGCCCAGAATCGTATAGGAACAAAAAACCATGTCACAATTACACGAATTAACTGCTCAACAGACCATACAAAAAATAAAAGACAACGAAGTTTCTGCTCAAGAATGTGTTGAAGCAGTTTTTGGGCAAATCCACAAGTTTGAAGACAAAATCAACGCGTATGTTACCTTAGTTGAAAAACAAGCTCTAACTAAAGCCAAAGAAATCGACAAAAAAATTTCTGAAGGCAAACCAGTTGGAAAACTCGCAGGCGTATCAATTGCAATTAAAGATGCAATTTGCACTCAAGGAATCACAACCACTTGTTCTTCCCGGATGCTAGAAAATTTTGTTCCCCCATACAACGCCGAAGTAATCGATAGAATCAAACAAGCAGACGGCATAATAATCGGAAAAACCAACATGGACGAATTTGCCATGGGCTCCTCCACTGAAACCAGTTACTTTGGTCCAACCCTGAACCCATGGGACACATCCCGAGTTCCAGGAGGCTCATCCGGAGGCAGCGCAGCCTGCATCGCCACTGATGAAGCAGTTTTGTCCTTAGGAACCGATACTGGCGGCTCGATTCGCTGTCCAGCGAGTTATTGTTCTGTTGTTGGATTAAAACCAACATACGGGCTGGTTAGCCGATACGGATTAATTGCATACGCCAACAGCTTGGAACAAATTGGTCCCATGTCTAAGGATGTTTACGACGGTGCACTGTTTTTGAGCATAATTGCAGGCCACGATCAAAAAGATGGCACCTCAGTTAATGAACCCATAAAAGATTACACCCAGTATCTAAAAAACGACGTTAAAAAACTGAAAATCGGTGTACCCAAAGAGTTCTTGGGCGAAGGCACAAACCCCGATGTAAAAAAACATGTTTGGGATGCAGTCCACAAGCTTGAAGAATTAGGGGCAGTTTATGAAGAAACTTCCTTGCCTACTCTTGAACAAGCCCTTGCAACGTATTATATTGTTGCCATGTCGGAAGCCAGTTCGAACTTGGCGCGCTTTGACGGTCTGCGTTATGGTTACCGCGTAGACAAAGACGAAGCAGACTGGGCAACAGTTTATTCACAAAACAGAAAAACCGGATTTGGAGCCGAAGTAAGACGCCGCATAATCTTGGGAACTTACGCCCTTTCAGCGGGTTACTACAACAAGTACTATTTGAAGGCTCTTAAGGTTCGAACTTTGATTCGCAAAAACTTTGAAGAAGCTTACAAAAAATTTGATGTCTTGGTGGGTCCAACAATGCCGTTTCCGCCTTTTAAAATCGGAGAAAAAATAGAAGACCCCCTACAACTTTACATGAGCGACGTAGATACTGTATCCGCAAACTTGGCGGGCTTGCCTGCGATTTCTGTTCCCTGTGGATTCACTCAAGGACTTCCAGTTGGCCTGCAGATTTTAGCGCCTCATCTTCGCGAAGACCTTGTGCTACAGGTTGCGTATACCTTTGAGCAAAACACAGATTACAACAAAATAAAACCTGAACTTTAAGGAAAACTTACGAAAGAACTATAGACTGCTTATTTCATTAACTGGTAAGTGACCCCCAATGGACAAACCACATTTCCGGCAACTTTTTGAACCCCAACTAGAAAACCCGATCTGTGTAGAGGGACTCGCCGGCCTTGGAAACATTGGAATGATTGCCGCACGGCACCTCATAGAATGCACGGACGCTAAACCTTTTGCGGAAGTTTATGCCCCGTACTTCCCGGATTATGTTACAGTAAACAAGGAAGGAATATGCCGTCCACCCCGTTACCGGTTCTATGCTGCAAAAACGGAAAACAACCATTATATTATCCTAACTGGGGATGCCCAACCGTCAATGGAAGATGGACTAGCCTACTATGACATCTGCGATGAAATTCTGAATTTTGTCGCAAAATATGGAACCACCCGAATAATCACCATGGGAGGAGTTGTAGCCTCAAATGGAGCAAACGGGGTTTACATCTCTGCCACTTCTGAAACTTTAGCAAAAAAACACCTTGACAAAGGAACCACAATCTACAGCGAAGGAAAAATCCTCGGAGCAACCGGACTGCTAATTGGACTTGCAAAAAAACGGGGATGGAAAGGAATCTGCCTCCTAGGAGCAACCTCAGGCTTTGGAACCGAACGCGCAGCAGCCCTCTCAATCTACAAAGTAATACAAAAGATGCTTGAACCCGACTCCAAAATGCTCCAAGCAAAAGCCAAAGAAAAACCCAAACCCTAAACTTTTGGAGTTTATTCGGTTTTCACGGTTGCCAGTTTTTCTTGAATCAATCTGTTAGCTAACTGAGGGTCAGCCTTTCCTTTAGTTGCCCGCATCAGTTGCCCAACAAGAAAGTTAACCGCACTCTGATCTTCAAGGGCATCTTGCACACACTTTGGATGCTCAACGAACACTTTTTCCACAATTTCTTGAAGAACGTCAGTTGATGAAATCTTGACCAGACCTTTTTCTTTGATTATTTCTGAGGGCTTTTTGCCACTCAAAACTATTTCAGGTAAAACCCGCTTACAGATTTTACCACTTACCATACCATCATCGATGAGGTTAATCATTTCAATTAGATGCTCGGGAGTAATCTTAGAGTCGTTAATCTCAAGGTTATTCTCATTCAGATTACGCAAAAGATCACCCATCATCCAGTTGCTGATATCTTTGGGTTTCTCACAAAGGTTCACGGCTTCTTCAAAAAAGTCCGCTAAGGCTTTGTCACTAACCAAAACTTCTGCATCATACAAAGGCAACCCATAATCGTTTACAAAACGTTGAATTCTTGCTTCCGGAAGTTCAGGCATTTTCTGTGTGACTTCTTCAACCAAGTCATTACCGATAACTATTGGAACAAGATCAGGCTCAGGAAAGTAGCGGTAATCATGTTCTTTTTCTTTCATACGCAAAGAAATTGTTACTCTGCGGGCTTCATCCCAGTGCCTTGTTTCAAGCTGAACAGACTGGCCACGCTTAACTAAGTTCTTTTGACGCATTATCTCAAAGCGTAATGCGCGTTCTACTTCTTTGAAAGAGGAAATGTTTTTTACTTCTACTCGGGTTCCGCCAATCAAAGATATGTTGGCATCACACCGCAAGGAGCCTTCTAGTTTTCCTGAAAACACACCCAAATGCTCAAGAATAGAACGAAGTTTTTGCAAGAAAAGTCGTGCTTCCTTAGGAGAACTAAGGTCGGGGTCAGTTACAATTTCCAGAAGGGCAATTCCTGCACGGTTATAATCAACCAAGGTGTACGGTGAAGTATCGATTGCTCCTTGATGAACTAGTCTTCCGGGGTCTTCTTCTAGGTGAACCCTGCCGATGCGAACTTTTTTGCGTTTTTTGTTAACTTCTACTTCAAGATGCCCATCCACAGCAAGGGGAACACCACCAGCTTGGTCGTACTGGGAAATTTGGAAGTTTTTGGGCATGTCGGGATAATAGTAATTTTTTCGGAAAAAGAACATGCGCCCAGAAATTTTGCAGTTTAACGCCAGAGCAGCCATTACTGCGTAGTCTATTGCGTTTTCGTTAAGAACTGGAAGGGAACCGGGGGTTCCAAGACAAACTGGACAAACAAGGGAGTTGGGGTCTTTGCCTTTGTAGTCTGAAGCGCATCCACAAAACAGTTTAGTTTTAAGGCTGGTTAACTGTACGTGAACTTCCAGACCAATGCGTACTTCGGGTTGTTTTTCGGTGGACATCTCTGTTACGTTAATTTTGTCTGTGTAATTTAGATGTTTTGCATTGATGATTTGTTAGGCAAGTGCGAAATAGTTAAATTTGCAACCATCCACCGTGCAACTATGCCTAGGGTTTGCCTTGTAACGCACTTTTTTCCTCCGCACATGGGAGGCATAGAAAAAGTATCATATGAACAGAGCAAAAGATTAACCAAGGCAGGTTACGAATTTGACGTTTTAACCAGCAAAACAAAAGGCCAAACAAGAAACCCCATCAAAGGAATCAATGTTTATCCTTATCCAAGCTTGAAGTTTGCAGACAGGTTTGGTGTGCCGTATCCAATTCTTACTGTGAACGCTTACAAGCTCTTTGCAAAAACAATCAGAAACTGTGATTTGGTTCACGCCCACGGACACGTTTACATGTCATCATGCCTTGCAGGGATGCTGGCAAAAAAATACAACAAACCCTTCATTGTAACCCAGCACAACACATACATTGATTACAAGTCGTGGCTCAACACGGCAGAAAATCTCAATGATGTCATAATTGGTAAATCAGTTTTGAAACGGGCTGACCGAATTCTTACAGTAAGCAAAGAAACAATGAAGTATGTTCTTAGTCTGGGGGCAGATAAAACAAAAACTTCAGTAATGTATAACGGTGTGGACACCGACTGCTTCCAATCAGCCAACAAAAGCGAAAGCCGTGACAAATTGGGCCTTCCCCTGAACCGAAAAATTGTTTTTAGCGCCCGAAGATTAGTTTACAAAAACGGATTGGACACCTTGATAGAATCCGCCAATGTATTGGCAAAAAATCATCCTGAAGTTTTGTTTGTTGTTGCCGGAAAAGGACCCAGCAGAAGCCTAATCGAAGAAAGAATAAAAGAACTAGGAATAGAAAAAAACATCAAGCTAGCAGGGTTTGTTCCCGACGAGCTTTTACCCGTGTATTATGGGGCCGCTGACGTGTTTTTGTTACCTTCAGCTTCTGGTGAAGGATTACCTTTGGTTCTCTTTGAAGCCATGTCCTGCGGATTGCCTGTGGTTGCAACAACAGTTGGTGGAACCCCAGAAATAGTTGAGCACATGCAAAACGGCGTTCTTGTGCCACCCCAAGACCCCCAAGTCATGGCGGACGCCATATCTAGATTGTTAGCAGAAAAAGAAACAATGACTGAAATTGGTAAACAAGCCAAAGAATATATTTTAAGCAAGCTCAGTTGGAAAGAAAACGCTCGCCAACTACTGCAAGTTTATCAAGAATTTTTGCAATGAAAGATTTTCTAACTAGACCGTTTGGGTTGTCAGAATTCTTTTATTGGGACAAGGCTAAATGTAACTTTAATCCTAAAGAAACA includes:
- the gatC gene encoding Asp-tRNA(Asn)/Glu-tRNA(Gln) amidotransferase subunit GatC: MKEQHLSKKDVEHVAWLAHIELSEEEKELFTEQFNDILDYFKKIDEIDTEGIEPTYHVLDLQNVTRKDEILPSLSTEEALKMAPKTQKKFFKAPRIV
- the gatA gene encoding Asp-tRNA(Asn)/Glu-tRNA(Gln) amidotransferase subunit GatA, producing the protein MSQLHELTAQQTIQKIKDNEVSAQECVEAVFGQIHKFEDKINAYVTLVEKQALTKAKEIDKKISEGKPVGKLAGVSIAIKDAICTQGITTTCSSRMLENFVPPYNAEVIDRIKQADGIIIGKTNMDEFAMGSSTETSYFGPTLNPWDTSRVPGGSSGGSAACIATDEAVLSLGTDTGGSIRCPASYCSVVGLKPTYGLVSRYGLIAYANSLEQIGPMSKDVYDGALFLSIIAGHDQKDGTSVNEPIKDYTQYLKNDVKKLKIGVPKEFLGEGTNPDVKKHVWDAVHKLEELGAVYEETSLPTLEQALATYYIVAMSEASSNLARFDGLRYGYRVDKDEADWATVYSQNRKTGFGAEVRRRIILGTYALSAGYYNKYYLKALKVRTLIRKNFEEAYKKFDVLVGPTMPFPPFKIGEKIEDPLQLYMSDVDTVSANLAGLPAISVPCGFTQGLPVGLQILAPHLREDLVLQVAYTFEQNTDYNKIKPEL
- a CDS encoding PAC2 family protein, with protein sequence MDKPHFRQLFEPQLENPICVEGLAGLGNIGMIAARHLIECTDAKPFAEVYAPYFPDYVTVNKEGICRPPRYRFYAAKTENNHYIILTGDAQPSMEDGLAYYDICDEILNFVAKYGTTRIITMGGVVASNGANGVYISATSETLAKKHLDKGTTIYSEGKILGATGLLIGLAKKRGWKGICLLGATSGFGTERAAALSIYKVIQKMLEPDSKMLQAKAKEKPKP
- the gatB gene encoding Asp-tRNA(Asn)/Glu-tRNA(Gln) amidotransferase subunit GatB, whose amino-acid sequence is MSTEKQPEVRIGLEVHVQLTSLKTKLFCGCASDYKGKDPNSLVCPVCLGTPGSLPVLNENAIDYAVMAALALNCKISGRMFFFRKNYYYPDMPKNFQISQYDQAGGVPLAVDGHLEVEVNKKRKKVRIGRVHLEEDPGRLVHQGAIDTSPYTLVDYNRAGIALLEIVTDPDLSSPKEARLFLQKLRSILEHLGVFSGKLEGSLRCDANISLIGGTRVEVKNISSFKEVERALRFEIMRQKNLVKRGQSVQLETRHWDEARRVTISLRMKEKEHDYRYFPEPDLVPIVIGNDLVEEVTQKMPELPEARIQRFVNDYGLPLYDAEVLVSDKALADFFEEAVNLCEKPKDISNWMMGDLLRNLNENNLEINDSKITPEHLIEMINLIDDGMVSGKICKRVLPEIVLSGKKPSEIIKEKGLVKISSTDVLQEIVEKVFVEHPKCVQDALEDQSAVNFLVGQLMRATKGKADPQLANRLIQEKLATVKTE
- a CDS encoding glycosyltransferase family 4 protein, which codes for MFCIDDLLGKCEIVKFATIHRATMPRVCLVTHFFPPHMGGIEKVSYEQSKRLTKAGYEFDVLTSKTKGQTRNPIKGINVYPYPSLKFADRFGVPYPILTVNAYKLFAKTIRNCDLVHAHGHVYMSSCLAGMLAKKYNKPFIVTQHNTYIDYKSWLNTAENLNDVIIGKSVLKRADRILTVSKETMKYVLSLGADKTKTSVMYNGVDTDCFQSANKSESRDKLGLPLNRKIVFSARRLVYKNGLDTLIESANVLAKNHPEVLFVVAGKGPSRSLIEERIKELGIEKNIKLAGFVPDELLPVYYGAADVFLLPSASGEGLPLVLFEAMSCGLPVVATTVGGTPEIVEHMQNGVLVPPQDPQVMADAISRLLAEKETMTEIGKQAKEYILSKLSWKENARQLLQVYQEFLQ